Proteins from a genomic interval of Pelagibaculum spongiae:
- a CDS encoding ATP-binding cassette domain-containing protein, which translates to MTQQNDNLIEVRDLKFSRGNRIIYDGIDMDIRRGKITAFMGPSGTGKTTLLRIIGGELTPDSGDVSIDGLSVPNMTRKQLFDIRRDMGMMFQSSALFSQLTVFENVAFPIREHTNLSENMIRDLVLMKLDAVGLRGARDLMPTELSGGMARRVAMARAVALDPALIMYDEPFVGQDPISMGVLVTLIKRLNDALQLTSVIVSHDVPEVASIADYIYLVANGKVIGQGTPEELKYNDAPRVKQFMTGLPDGPVPFHFPAEDFAKDLLAGSKA; encoded by the coding sequence ATGACTCAACAGAACGACAATCTGATTGAAGTTCGTGATTTAAAATTCTCTCGCGGCAATCGCATTATTTATGACGGAATCGATATGGATATCCGTCGCGGAAAAATTACTGCTTTTATGGGGCCGAGTGGCACGGGTAAAACTACCTTGCTGCGGATTATCGGTGGTGAGCTGACTCCGGATTCTGGTGATGTATCAATTGATGGGCTGTCTGTGCCTAATATGACGCGCAAACAGCTATTTGATATCCGGCGTGATATGGGGATGATGTTTCAAAGCAGTGCATTGTTTAGTCAGTTAACTGTTTTTGAAAATGTCGCTTTTCCTATCCGTGAACACACCAATCTGTCAGAAAATATGATTCGTGATTTAGTGTTAATGAAACTAGATGCGGTGGGATTACGCGGTGCTAGGGATTTAATGCCAACCGAACTTTCTGGTGGTATGGCTCGCCGGGTTGCAATGGCCAGAGCGGTTGCATTGGATCCGGCGTTAATTATGTATGACGAACCTTTTGTAGGTCAGGATCCCATTTCAATGGGCGTACTAGTTACGCTGATCAAACGGTTAAATGATGCATTGCAACTTACTTCAGTAATTGTTTCTCACGATGTGCCAGAAGTAGCTTCAATTGCTGATTACATTTACTTAGTTGCCAATGGCAAAGTGATTGGCCAAGGCACCCCTGAAGAATTGAAATATAATGATGCGCCGAGGGTTAAGCAGTTTATGACGGGCTTACCTGATGGTCCGGTGCCATTTCATTTTCCGGCTGAAGATTTTGCCAAAGATTTATTGGCCGGGAGTAAAGCGTAA
- a CDS encoding HPr family phosphocarrier protein: protein MALCNRKGLHTRAAGKLVAVASQYDSSLKVNFNGRSADGHSIINLLTLGAPVNSVLELVACGDDAEPLLKAIHQLIASGFDEQEETS, encoded by the coding sequence GTGGCACTTTGTAATCGTAAAGGTCTCCACACTCGAGCAGCCGGCAAACTAGTGGCCGTTGCCAGTCAGTATGATTCATCACTCAAAGTAAACTTTAACGGCCGCTCCGCCGATGGCCATAGCATCATCAACCTGCTCACTCTCGGCGCGCCGGTAAACTCAGTATTAGAGTTGGTTGCTTGCGGTGATGACGCTGAACCTCTGCTAAAAGCAATTCATCAGTTAATTGCCTCTGGCTTTGACGAGCAGGAAGAAACCTCTTAA
- a CDS encoding KpsF/GutQ family sugar-phosphate isomerase gives MTQQEQFLALGLAVIRTETDAIAALQSRIDQDFGKACQIMLECKGRVVVTGMGKSGHIGGKIAATLASTGTPAFFVHPGEASHGDLGMITRQDVVLALSNSGETSEVITLLPLIQRMNIPLISMTGRPESTLSRRASVNLNVAVEKEACPLGLAPTSSTTATLVMGDALAVALLEAKGFTEEDFAFSHPGGSLGRRLLVKVSDLMHTGERIPSVPEDASLKYAVMEMTSKGLGMTAVVDGKNRVLGILTDGDLRRMLDDQLSLSNTQVSEIMTPNCKTLDAEDLAASALQLMEQHKINSFLVTDQQKQLVGALNMHDLLRAGVA, from the coding sequence ATGACTCAGCAAGAACAGTTTTTAGCGCTTGGCCTAGCGGTTATTCGTACCGAAACTGATGCCATTGCAGCACTCCAATCAAGAATCGATCAGGATTTCGGCAAAGCCTGTCAGATTATGCTCGAGTGCAAAGGCCGTGTTGTCGTAACCGGCATGGGTAAATCCGGCCATATCGGCGGAAAAATTGCAGCCACTTTGGCCAGTACCGGCACTCCGGCATTTTTTGTTCATCCGGGTGAGGCCAGTCACGGCGACCTTGGCATGATTACCCGCCAAGATGTGGTATTGGCACTCTCCAATTCTGGCGAAACTTCTGAAGTCATCACCTTGTTGCCACTGATACAGCGAATGAATATTCCTCTTATCAGCATGACAGGCCGACCAGAATCAACTTTATCTCGCCGCGCTAGCGTCAATTTGAATGTGGCAGTCGAAAAAGAAGCCTGTCCATTAGGATTAGCGCCAACATCCAGCACCACTGCCACTTTGGTGATGGGCGATGCACTGGCGGTCGCGCTTTTAGAAGCCAAGGGTTTTACTGAAGAAGATTTTGCTTTTTCTCATCCTGGCGGCAGCCTCGGCAGAAGATTACTGGTTAAGGTCAGCGATTTGATGCATACCGGCGAGCGGATTCCATCAGTACCTGAAGATGCCTCGTTAAAATATGCCGTGATGGAGATGACCAGCAAAGGCCTAGGTATGACTGCAGTGGTTGATGGAAAAAATCGGGTGCTGGGTATTTTGACCGATGGCGATTTACGCCGAATGCTAGACGATCAATTAAGCCTGAGTAACACTCAAGTATCTGAAATTATGACGCCGAACTGCAAAACTTTAGATGCCGAAGACCTAGCAGCCAGCGCACTGCAATTGATGGAACAGCATAAGATCAATTCATTTTTAGTGACTGATCAGCAGAAACAACTGGTCGGTGCCTTGAATATGCATGACTTACTTAGAGCGGGAGTTGCCTAA
- the lptA gene encoding lipopolysaccharide transport periplasmic protein LptA, protein MKYPAILLLMTLLSQPAAALNSDFDQPIQIQADSSLLNQGQGIDIYSGRVELSQGSLSLTADELRIHKNSNGNLDRIVAIGEPVYLQQLNEQQETITATAAKIVFQSVKGVIELSEDAQLIHPGNAIVNAQQITYDSRTHQVRSSGGKDPGERATIILQPQSSQLNLVPNNNSDTSTTSEPNNAESLNQNESSNAGS, encoded by the coding sequence ATGAAATATCCGGCAATCCTGTTGCTGATGACTCTACTCAGCCAACCAGCCGCCGCCCTTAACAGCGATTTTGATCAACCGATACAGATTCAGGCCGATAGTTCTTTATTAAATCAGGGCCAGGGAATCGATATTTATAGTGGCCGTGTTGAATTAAGCCAGGGCTCTCTATCCCTGACTGCTGATGAGTTACGCATTCACAAAAACAGCAACGGTAACCTCGATCGCATTGTTGCGATTGGCGAGCCTGTTTACCTACAGCAACTCAACGAACAGCAAGAAACCATTACCGCAACAGCAGCAAAGATTGTTTTCCAGTCTGTCAAAGGTGTGATTGAGCTTTCTGAAGACGCGCAACTGATTCATCCGGGTAATGCGATAGTGAACGCACAGCAAATCACTTACGACAGCCGAACTCATCAGGTTCGCTCCAGTGGCGGCAAAGATCCAGGCGAACGCGCCACCATTATTTTGCAGCCCCAGAGCTCACAACTGAATTTGGTGCCTAACAACAATAGCGATACATCAACTACCTCTGAGCCAAACAACGCCGAATCTTTAAATCAAAATGAGAGCAGCAATGCAGGTTCTTAA
- the mlaE gene encoding lipid asymmetry maintenance ABC transporter permease subunit MlaE → MLDHILRVGRSGSDWIETVGRAGIFLAQSIFRVPKPRSGFPALVGQLYSVGVLSLLIIIVSALFIGMVLGLQGYTILVSFGAEEALGPMVSLTLVRELGPVVAGLLFAGRAGSALTAEIGLMKATEQLSSMAMMAVDPLQRVIAPRFWAGFISLPLLTFIFTSVGVMGGYLVGVQWLGIDSGAFWGNMQQAVDWSDDVLNGTIKSIVFGAVVTWIAVFQGFNCIPTSEGIGRATTRTVVYGSLAILGLDFILTAVMFGGLA, encoded by the coding sequence ATGCTGGATCATATTTTACGCGTTGGCAGATCTGGTAGTGACTGGATCGAGACAGTAGGCCGTGCAGGTATTTTTCTCGCCCAATCCATTTTCAGAGTACCCAAACCGCGTAGCGGCTTTCCTGCGTTGGTTGGGCAATTATATTCAGTGGGTGTTTTATCGTTACTGATTATTATTGTTTCAGCGCTGTTTATTGGCATGGTACTCGGGCTTCAGGGCTACACTATTTTGGTATCGTTTGGTGCTGAAGAAGCGTTAGGGCCGATGGTATCTTTAACGCTGGTTCGAGAATTAGGCCCGGTAGTTGCTGGTTTATTATTTGCCGGTCGTGCTGGTTCGGCATTAACTGCTGAAATTGGTTTAATGAAGGCAACAGAGCAGCTTTCTTCGATGGCAATGATGGCGGTTGATCCATTGCAACGAGTGATTGCACCAAGGTTCTGGGCAGGTTTTATTTCATTGCCGCTGCTAACGTTTATTTTCACCAGTGTTGGTGTAATGGGCGGTTATCTAGTGGGCGTGCAATGGTTGGGAATAGATAGTGGTGCCTTTTGGGGCAACATGCAGCAGGCAGTCGATTGGAGTGATGATGTTTTAAACGGCACGATAAAGAGTATTGTTTTCGGCGCTGTAGTTACTTGGATTGCTGTGTTTCAAGGATTTAATTGTATTCCGACTTCGGAAGGGATTGGTCGAGCAACCACAAGAACAGTGGTCTACGGCTCGTTAGCTATTTTGGGGTTGGATTTTATACTGACTGCCGTGATGTTTGGAGGATTGGCTTAA
- the rapZ gene encoding RNase adapter RapZ: protein MSQLLIVSGRSGSGKSIALSILEDLDYYCVDNLPLALVPQLTQLIEQQHSYSKIALGIDSRNLAEDFSCYQQLLENLQSQGTECSTLFLDAEDAVLLKRFSETRRKHPMSSEQISLTEAINLERPRLEPIAASASFRIDTSHQSIHQLRSEIKKRLADTGGETMVQFLSFGFKKGLPSDADFVFDMRSLPNPHWVPELRPLTGLDEPVANYLSSQPEVQQMLNDLRNVLKNWIPSTVASNRSYLTIAIGCTGGQHRSVFIAQTLGKEFADLQHCKVMIRHREQNP from the coding sequence ATGAGTCAATTGCTGATAGTCAGTGGCAGATCTGGATCCGGCAAAAGTATTGCTTTATCGATCCTTGAAGATCTCGATTATTACTGTGTCGATAATCTTCCTCTGGCACTGGTTCCTCAGCTGACTCAACTCATTGAACAGCAGCATAGCTATTCAAAAATTGCCCTTGGTATCGATAGCCGAAATCTGGCTGAAGATTTTTCTTGCTACCAACAATTGCTGGAGAATTTACAAAGCCAAGGTACCGAATGCAGCACTTTGTTCTTGGACGCAGAAGACGCCGTTTTACTAAAACGCTTTAGTGAAACCCGTCGTAAGCATCCAATGTCGAGCGAACAAATATCTCTAACCGAAGCAATCAATCTGGAGCGACCGCGGTTAGAGCCTATTGCCGCCAGCGCCAGTTTTCGTATTGATACCAGCCACCAAAGCATCCATCAGCTGCGCAGTGAAATTAAAAAAAGATTAGCTGATACGGGTGGTGAAACTATGGTGCAATTCTTATCTTTTGGATTTAAAAAAGGCTTGCCTAGCGATGCCGATTTTGTATTCGATATGCGCAGCCTGCCAAACCCACATTGGGTACCAGAATTGCGGCCACTCACCGGACTAGATGAACCGGTAGCTAATTACTTATCCAGTCAGCCAGAGGTTCAGCAGATGCTGAATGACCTGCGCAATGTACTTAAAAACTGGATCCCATCGACCGTTGCTAGCAACCGCAGCTATTTAACCATTGCTATAGGTTGTACTGGCGGACAGCATCGTTCGGTGTTTATCGCCCAAACACTCGGCAAGGAATTCGCCGACTTGCAACATTGCAAGGTCATGATTCGACACAGGGAACAAAATCCATGA
- the lptC gene encoding LPS export ABC transporter periplasmic protein LptC: protein MKKRSFTTAAVIAVIAAGWYFKPAAIDTVILDRSAQPEVVQEMQQFQQIRLNSQGRAIDNLSGKSLQQMQDGSSQIQAPEIKSSQGWLIQADIAQIEPSSDEFTLSGNVVMSSTKDFGSALKTEQLRYLQQQQRAQTDKEVTISGDQYRLAGQGMRIDLEAGTMQLLANTRGRYEISGNPVADDSTQPTSRRP from the coding sequence ATGAAAAAACGATCATTTACTACTGCGGCGGTTATTGCTGTGATAGCCGCTGGCTGGTATTTCAAGCCAGCAGCTATCGATACAGTGATCCTGGACCGCTCGGCGCAGCCTGAAGTGGTTCAAGAAATGCAGCAATTTCAGCAAATCCGACTCAATAGCCAAGGACGGGCAATCGATAACTTGTCTGGTAAATCGTTACAGCAAATGCAAGATGGCTCCAGTCAAATTCAGGCACCAGAAATCAAAAGCAGCCAAGGTTGGTTAATCCAGGCTGACATTGCTCAGATAGAACCCTCAAGCGATGAATTTACCTTGAGCGGTAATGTTGTGATGTCCAGCACCAAAGATTTTGGCTCTGCCCTGAAAACCGAGCAGTTGCGCTATTTACAGCAGCAGCAACGTGCACAAACTGATAAAGAAGTTACAATAAGCGGCGACCAATACCGCTTGGCCGGCCAAGGGATGCGAATTGACCTTGAAGCTGGCACCATGCAGCTCCTTGCCAACACCCGGGGAAGATATGAAATATCCGGCAATCCTGTTGCTGATGACTCTACTCAGCCAACCAGCCGCCGCCCTTAA
- a CDS encoding RNA polymerase factor sigma-54: MKPMLQLRVGQSLNMTPQLQQAIRLLQLSSLDLQSEIQQNLDSNPMLELTENDAEPSVNAEADAAETAQKNESESAIDNSVDLSAATEIQPDLPVDTQWDDIYQSSSPSSSGLSRSSAQDNSDFESNAAADEDLQKHLSWQSSVAHFNPKDELIAEAIIESIDEQGYLQTSCQEILDTVNQQLKELLPADELELLNLDEIEVIRHRIQQFDPIGCASIDLRDCLMVQLKRLDSTIPSRADAINIVDRYMKLLGSRDYRQLMRLARIKEPQLKLALELIQGLDPRPGGNIATNNTSYVVPDVFVSKCNNRWMVELNPDTAPKIRINDGYASLIRRADNSRDNSFLKDNLQEARWFLKSLESRNETLLKVATDIVQHQQGFLEYGDEAMKPLVLHDIAESVGMHESTISRVTTQKFMHTPRGIYELKYFFSSHVNTTSGGECSSTAIRALIKKLVAAEDAKKPLSDNKIAELLKEQGIKVARRTIAKYRESLSIPPSNERKQLI; encoded by the coding sequence ATGAAACCTATGCTACAACTTCGCGTCGGCCAAAGCCTCAATATGACGCCCCAGCTGCAGCAGGCGATTCGCCTTCTTCAGTTATCTTCACTCGACCTACAAAGTGAAATTCAGCAGAATCTCGACAGCAACCCAATGTTGGAGCTGACCGAAAATGATGCTGAACCATCGGTCAATGCTGAAGCAGACGCTGCCGAAACCGCGCAAAAAAATGAATCTGAGAGCGCCATTGATAACTCGGTTGATTTGAGCGCTGCCACAGAAATTCAACCAGATTTGCCGGTCGACACCCAATGGGATGATATCTACCAAAGCTCATCACCTTCTAGCTCTGGCCTTTCTCGCTCTTCCGCCCAAGACAATAGCGACTTTGAAAGCAATGCCGCTGCCGATGAAGATCTACAAAAACATTTGTCATGGCAAAGTTCGGTCGCCCATTTCAATCCTAAAGATGAATTGATTGCCGAAGCAATCATTGAGTCAATTGATGAGCAAGGTTATCTGCAGACCAGCTGCCAAGAGATTCTCGATACGGTCAATCAACAATTGAAAGAGCTGCTCCCTGCAGATGAATTAGAATTGCTGAACTTGGATGAGATTGAAGTGATTCGCCATCGTATCCAACAATTTGATCCGATTGGCTGTGCTTCTATCGATTTGCGCGATTGCTTGATGGTCCAGTTAAAACGGCTCGATTCAACTATCCCTTCACGCGCCGATGCGATCAATATTGTTGACCGCTACATGAAATTACTCGGCAGCCGGGATTATCGTCAATTAATGCGGCTAGCTCGTATCAAAGAGCCACAACTCAAACTGGCGTTGGAATTAATTCAAGGGTTAGACCCAAGACCGGGTGGCAATATCGCGACGAATAACACCAGCTATGTGGTGCCTGATGTTTTTGTCAGCAAGTGCAATAACCGCTGGATGGTAGAATTAAATCCGGATACGGCACCAAAAATTCGAATCAACGATGGCTATGCCTCTTTGATTCGTCGCGCCGATAACAGCCGCGACAATTCATTTTTAAAAGATAATTTACAAGAAGCCCGCTGGTTCTTAAAAAGCCTTGAAAGCCGCAATGAGACACTACTCAAAGTGGCTACCGACATTGTTCAACACCAACAAGGTTTTCTAGAATATGGCGATGAAGCAATGAAACCATTAGTGTTGCACGACATCGCAGAATCGGTAGGAATGCATGAATCAACCATCTCTCGAGTCACTACTCAAAAATTTATGCATACCCCTCGCGGGATTTACGAACTAAAATATTTCTTCTCAAGCCATGTTAATACCACCAGTGGTGGCGAGTGCTCTTCTACTGCGATTCGTGCCTTGATTAAAAAGCTGGTTGCTGCAGAAGATGCCAAAAAACCACTGAGCGATAACAAAATTGCCGAGCTATTAAAAGAACAAGGTATCAAAGTTGCCCGACGCACTATCGCTAAATATCGGGAATCTTTATCGATACCACCCTCCAATGAAAGAAAACAATTAATCTGA
- the mgtE gene encoding magnesium transporter, which yields MPESIEKQDLQLQLQAVHEALDSGAANHARQLLAGLDSSEVAHLLESMPGKPRKVLWELLSEDFQGDVLQYLGDEVRQSFLSRMQPDEVAAVIEGLETDDIADILQELPDQVFQQVLLSMDEQNRQRLQTVLSFPEDTAGGLMNTDTITVRPDVTLEVVLRYLRLRGELPEATDSLFVVDSSDRFVGVLPLANVLTRHQDDLVRSAMRDDIEAIPADTDAQEVATLFERRDLISAAVIDDEDRLLGRITIDDVVDVIRDEAEHSLLSSAGLDEDEDTFAPVGSSARRRALWLGVNLLTALMASAVIKIFEPTIQAVAGLAVLMPIIASMGGIAGSQTLTLVVRGMALGRIGDSNARWMLGKEMAVGALNGLLWALVVGGVAAFWYDDYALGGVMAMAMLINLSIAAAAGVLLPIAMEKANIDPALAGSMALTTVTDVVGFFSFLGLATLLLI from the coding sequence GTGCCGGAAAGCATCGAAAAGCAGGATCTACAGCTTCAACTTCAGGCAGTACATGAAGCCCTGGATTCGGGCGCGGCTAACCATGCCCGTCAGTTGCTCGCTGGTCTGGACAGTAGCGAAGTTGCCCACCTACTGGAATCTATGCCAGGCAAACCCCGCAAAGTTTTATGGGAATTGCTCAGCGAAGACTTCCAGGGTGATGTACTGCAATACCTGGGCGATGAAGTTCGACAAAGCTTCCTCAGCCGAATGCAGCCAGATGAAGTCGCTGCGGTTATCGAAGGCCTGGAAACTGATGACATTGCAGACATCCTGCAAGAATTACCGGATCAGGTTTTCCAACAAGTTTTGCTGTCAATGGACGAGCAAAATCGCCAGCGACTGCAAACGGTATTGTCTTTCCCGGAAGATACTGCCGGTGGTTTGATGAACACCGACACCATCACAGTACGTCCAGATGTAACATTGGAAGTAGTACTGCGGTATTTGCGTCTGCGCGGTGAACTACCCGAAGCCACCGATAGTTTATTTGTGGTTGATAGCAGCGATCGTTTTGTAGGTGTTTTGCCTTTAGCGAATGTATTAACTCGCCACCAAGATGATTTAGTACGCAGTGCAATGCGCGACGATATCGAAGCGATTCCAGCCGATACTGACGCACAAGAAGTTGCCACATTATTCGAACGCCGAGATTTAATCTCAGCGGCGGTTATCGACGATGAAGATCGACTACTCGGTCGTATCACCATCGATGACGTAGTTGACGTTATTCGAGACGAAGCCGAACACTCACTGCTAAGTAGTGCAGGTCTTGATGAAGATGAAGATACTTTTGCTCCTGTCGGTAGCTCAGCACGCCGCCGAGCACTTTGGCTAGGAGTAAACCTGCTGACGGCATTAATGGCTTCAGCAGTAATTAAAATTTTTGAACCGACAATTCAGGCAGTTGCTGGATTGGCGGTTTTAATGCCGATTATCGCCAGCATGGGCGGCATCGCAGGCAGCCAAACCTTAACCTTGGTAGTGCGCGGTATGGCACTCGGTCGAATTGGTGATTCCAACGCTCGTTGGATGCTCGGCAAAGAAATGGCAGTCGGTGCCTTGAATGGATTATTATGGGCGCTGGTGGTTGGCGGCGTTGCAGCCTTTTGGTACGACGACTACGCCTTAGGTGGCGTAATGGCAATGGCAATGCTAATCAATTTATCGATTGCAGCTGCCGCCGGCGTTTTATTACCGATCGCAATGGAAAAAGCAAATATCGACCCAGCTTTGGCTGGCTCTATGGCATTAACCACTGTGACAGATGTAGTAGGTTTCTTCTCCTTCCTTGGACTAGCCACCCTGCTACTTATTTAA
- a CDS encoding calcium/sodium antiporter, producing MITAILLTLAGLVLLGWSADKFIGGAAAVAALLGISPTLIGLTIVAIGSSAPEMLVGVIAASEGAGDIVVGNVIGSNITNIALVLGCSALIAPLTTDNAILKREIPQLLLVTLLAAGLLVDGHLDQLDGTILFVGLAVFMIWLIRQGMQQSKSGKAPEVDMPDPMQPKQAWFWLVAGMILLPMGSKMLVSGAVDLARLAGLSELLIGLTIIAIGTSLPELAAAVSSARKGHGEMAIGAVVGSNIFNILAVLGIPGLISPSNVASEAIYRDLPAMVGLTLLLALFLMHGRHRQQLSRRQGALLLSLFIGYMTLLGFQSVS from the coding sequence ATGATTACAGCAATTTTACTCACACTCGCAGGTTTGGTTTTACTCGGTTGGAGTGCTGATAAGTTCATCGGCGGTGCCGCTGCAGTTGCCGCTTTATTAGGCATATCTCCAACACTGATTGGCTTGACCATCGTCGCTATCGGATCTTCTGCTCCAGAGATGCTGGTCGGTGTTATCGCGGCTAGCGAAGGTGCTGGCGATATTGTGGTCGGCAATGTTATCGGCTCCAACATCACTAACATTGCCTTGGTTCTCGGCTGTTCAGCGCTAATCGCACCATTAACTACCGATAACGCAATATTAAAACGTGAAATCCCACAGCTATTACTCGTCACATTGCTAGCTGCGGGATTATTAGTAGATGGCCACCTTGATCAACTAGACGGCACGATTCTTTTTGTTGGCTTGGCCGTGTTTATGATCTGGCTAATTCGCCAAGGTATGCAGCAGAGCAAAAGCGGCAAAGCGCCTGAGGTTGATATGCCTGATCCGATGCAACCAAAACAGGCATGGTTTTGGTTAGTTGCTGGCATGATTTTGCTGCCGATGGGTTCGAAAATGCTAGTTTCTGGCGCGGTAGACCTAGCTCGGCTAGCCGGTCTTAGTGAACTTTTAATCGGCTTAACCATTATCGCTATCGGTACCAGCTTGCCGGAATTAGCTGCCGCAGTGTCCAGTGCAAGAAAAGGCCACGGTGAAATGGCGATTGGCGCAGTGGTCGGCTCGAATATTTTCAATATTCTTGCTGTATTGGGTATTCCCGGCCTGATCAGCCCATCTAATGTCGCCAGCGAAGCTATTTATCGTGACTTACCGGCAATGGTGGGCTTGACGCTATTGCTTGCTCTGTTTCTAATGCACGGCAGACATCGACAGCAGCTTAGCCGTCGACAAGGCGCACTTCTTTTAAGCCTGTTTATTGGCTATATGACTTTACTGGGATTCCAAAGCGTTAGTTAA
- the lptB gene encoding LPS export ABC transporter ATP-binding protein, with product MQVLKAQNLAKKYGPRQVVADVTIEVKPGQIVGLLGPNGAGKTTCFYMIVGLVPCDSGKVILGDEDLTGMPMHHRARRGIGYLPQEASIFRKLSVEQNIKAILQLRNLTAAEERKELEHLLEDFQLTHIRHSAGMALSGGERRRVEIARALAAAPQFILLDEPFAGVDPISVNDIRKIIQQLRDRGLGVLITDHGVRETLSVCEHTYIVSNGHVIAEGDAETLMQNPQVRQVYLGDDFSL from the coding sequence ATGCAGGTTCTTAAGGCGCAAAACCTGGCCAAAAAATACGGCCCTCGCCAGGTGGTTGCCGATGTCACTATTGAAGTAAAACCAGGCCAAATTGTCGGTTTACTCGGCCCCAATGGCGCTGGAAAAACCACCTGTTTTTATATGATTGTTGGCTTAGTACCTTGCGATAGCGGCAAGGTTATTCTGGGTGATGAAGATCTGACTGGCATGCCGATGCACCATCGCGCGCGCCGTGGTATTGGTTACCTACCCCAGGAAGCATCGATATTTCGCAAGTTGTCGGTCGAACAAAATATTAAAGCGATTCTCCAACTAAGAAATTTAACTGCCGCTGAAGAACGTAAAGAACTCGAACATTTACTGGAAGACTTCCAGCTGACTCATATTCGACATTCTGCTGGCATGGCATTATCTGGCGGAGAAAGGCGTCGGGTTGAGATCGCCCGTGCATTAGCGGCAGCACCTCAATTTATTTTGCTTGATGAGCCCTTTGCTGGTGTCGATCCTATTTCGGTCAATGACATTCGAAAGATCATTCAACAATTACGCGACCGCGGCCTTGGGGTATTAATTACCGACCACGGTGTTCGTGAAACCTTGTCGGTATGTGAACATACTTATATCGTTAGCAACGGCCATGTAATTGCCGAAGGTGATGCAGAAACGCTAATGCAAAACCCTCAAGTTCGACAAGTCTATCTCGGTGATGATTTCAGTCTTTAA
- the hpf gene encoding ribosome hibernation-promoting factor, HPF/YfiA family: MQLNITGHHLEVTPALREHIEEKLDRIRRHGSKISNTHVVLNVEKGRHTAEIQMNVEGAQLVANCESDDMYRAIDSMTDKLDRQIIKHKEKHLQHNHGQGH, translated from the coding sequence ATGCAACTGAACATCACAGGGCACCATTTGGAAGTTACTCCCGCGTTGCGCGAACACATTGAGGAAAAACTTGATAGAATCCGCCGCCACGGATCCAAGATCAGTAACACACATGTTGTCTTGAACGTTGAAAAAGGTCGCCATACGGCTGAAATTCAAATGAACGTAGAAGGCGCTCAACTAGTTGCCAACTGCGAATCAGATGACATGTACCGTGCGATAGATTCGATGACCGATAAGCTTGATCGTCAGATAATCAAGCATAAGGAAAAACACTTACAACATAATCATGGGCAGGGGCATTAA
- the ptsN gene encoding PTS IIA-like nitrogen regulatory protein PtsN, translated as MQLIDILTPQRTRCGVTGVSKKRVLHLVSEVLAETRPEIDALNVFDHLTKREKLSSTGLGNGVAIPHGRCDCIEDILAVLIKTDDPIDFDSPDRKPVDLIFALLVPTQACDEHLQALSALAQLLDSEQTRQKLRAASDSKELYRLVCELDQPRASA; from the coding sequence ATGCAGTTAATTGATATTCTGACGCCTCAGCGTACTCGTTGTGGCGTAACAGGGGTTAGCAAGAAGCGAGTACTTCACTTAGTGAGTGAAGTACTCGCCGAAACACGCCCTGAAATTGATGCTTTAAATGTTTTTGATCATCTAACCAAACGTGAAAAACTTTCTAGTACTGGGTTAGGAAATGGCGTTGCTATTCCCCACGGCCGTTGTGATTGTATTGAAGACATTTTGGCTGTGCTGATCAAAACCGATGATCCAATCGATTTTGACAGTCCAGACAGAAAACCGGTTGATCTAATATTTGCTTTGCTAGTGCCAACACAAGCCTGTGATGAACATTTGCAAGCCTTATCAGCATTAGCCCAGTTACTTGATAGCGAACAAACCCGACAAAAACTGCGTGCCGCCAGTGATTCAAAAGAACTCTATCGGCTGGTATGCGAACTGGACCAACCGAGAGCGAGTGCATGA